A window of Benincasa hispida cultivar B227 chromosome 9, ASM972705v1, whole genome shotgun sequence genomic DNA:
AGAAGTTAGAAGAGAACTCTAAGACCTACAAAGATACGATCATCGGATATGGTGATTCGGATCATCAAAATGATCGGATTCGGTATACCACCAGAACGATGTGATTTGGAGTTGTACATCTATGAAAACAATTAACTGCAAACTAGAATGGTGTAAATTCTTTTTCCCTATTTCAGCAATAAAGCATGATGTCATGTCAAAATAACAGTTTCTGAGGCCCCATTCCTACCATAGATGTTTTCTTCATTACATTAGTAAATTATCTACTGCAAGTCTGAATCCGGAATCAAAAGAACTTGACATTTCTTCTTATTCCCTTGCTCTCGGTCCCCTACTACAAATATTTAAcggttttttttctcttttactttTGTTGCATTTTCTAACTTGACTTTAAATTGATCATCATGCTAAAATGATCAAACAATACCAATGTGGTAGTTCATATTATTTCAGGATactatattgagagagagatctATATATCAAATCATTGATTTTCGTACCTCAGCACATTCCAGGTATAACCTTAATGCCAATTCAGGAGCTGGAACAGAGGAAAGAGCCTCAATAAGCTGGAGCCAAAAATAGAAGCACCACAATTTATTTCTGAAGCAGCTGAGTTTACAAATACCAGGCAAGAGATTGAGaaaatactaaaatataacttcGTTGAATCTTGACAATTAAAATTGACTTATCCAATTATTCAGATGAAGACTACACAACCATGAACTCTCCGGTGATAAATacaaacctttttcattttaacaaGCACAGATTCAGCAAAGGTATTTCGTAACAGTTTCTACTACATAGCTTAGTAGACTGAACTTTTCTGGCAATATATGGGCCCAGCTTTACCAATCTCGTAGTCCATAGTTACTCTCTTACTGACAAGAAGTATTCTTGAGTTGTCCATTGAATTTTTAGATTGATTGGATTGAGTCGAAGTGTATGTAGGTCTATGAGGCACAAATACagtttataaattaaacaaGGTTAGACAGATTATTGTCTGGTTTGATATTGAGCTGCAGTGTTGTACTATCTGACAATTGTGGACTTGTAGTATAATCCTCAGCACTAATTAAAGCCTCAGGAGAGATATCTGCACCCTCCCCCCACCCCATGTAAACCAGTGGATCTTAATCACCTGATTTAAAAGCAAGGTCATACAAAAACCAAGCCCCTTGAAAAAGGGAGTTAACCCTACCTACATAAAAAGACTCTAATCCAAAAGAACAAAACCAAGGGTCTAAAGCTGAATTTTTCATGATGAAAACACAGTTCctaaacaattttcttttacctGATTTAAAATCTGAAATATTTTCTTTGGTGTAGCATGCATCTCTTCTACCTCATCCCCAACTTCGTGTTGCTCTTCTCCTACCACATCCCCATCTTGATTTTGTAACCGTCTAATTAACTGCAAACATGGGAGAAAATTATGTACAGGTGTCTTATAATCAGGCTGGTAGATATAATAACTTCAAATGAAATTCAAGAATAAGCAAAAAGATAATTAGTTAAAAATCCAAGGcaaaaagtcaaagaaagataaATTCAACAAAACCCCAGGACTCAAAACATGagcaaattataggttatagGACCAAGATTTGAAAGTCAATTCTCCTACAATAGAATTTTCCACCACTTGGAAAAAAACATGAAACAGAGCTTTCTTGCATGTCAAACAGGAGAAACATACATTGAGCGCAGAAAATATCAGGGGAGGAACAGTGAAAGGCAGGCGATTTGGTCCCCCACACAAAATGTGCTTCTTCACGGCACAGATAATCTGAGATTTAAGAGATGAACTAATTAACAAGGCTAGCGTGGATAAAGTTACAATTCAGAGAAATCTCAAACATAAAGAAATATTAAATAGAACAAAAAACATTTATGATTTCTGAGACTGAAATGTGCCTTACGAAATAAAAAATGTGTTAATAAATTATTACCGAGGGGCCATCACAATTATATACGTGCAAGATTGATTTGCATATAACAGTTCATTTTAAATTCTCAAAGGTatgcaaaaaataaatgaaaacataCTCGGATGATGCATGCTACTGTAATTATCTTTTTGTCAAGAAATCTTAATATTAGCAGAATAAAAAATGTAGATGAAAATTTTACCTTCAACATTTCACCTGGGTCATCGTTATGTAGCACGTGTAGAAGGCGGGCAACGGAATTTTGCTCTTCCTTGAAATCTTCTTCGTCAAGCTATTTTCAGATTAAAGACAAGAAAAACAATTAGCTGGAGATACTTTATTTCCTTTTGATCCATCAGTGTGCTCTTTGCCAGGATAAAACAAGAAAACAGGCAATAGACAGATAGCACATGCAGACATCAAGTGCACAGGTACGTGAAAGGGAGCAGATGTAACAAAAGTACTAAATAGGAGAAGTACAGTGATAGTCTTGAGTGAATTCATATACAGAAAGAAGTAAAACAGAGATTACAGTAATAAAAAATGCACGAAGGAAAAGATATTGTATTTACCTCATCTACAGTCACTTCTTCCAAGTCCTTGATAAGCCCTTTTATTAGTTCAAACAACACGTCAACCTATCATAGAATGCGGTAAATATAATCCACAAGTGGAAAGGTTGATATGGAATACAAAAGGAGTGAATCAAACCTTGTCAGCAGTAGAAATGCAAGAGTTATTTTTCATTATACTTTGAATAATGACCATGGCCATAACTTTGTTTGTGGCATTGTCCAAGTGGTCCATGACACGAGGATAATTTGAGAGTGTAAGAGCTGTCACAATATCATTATATTTCTCTAATGGAGCACTGAGAAGCATAACTATTTGTTTTGTTGCTCTAGTATCCTCAAGCTTTGGTTGGCTGGAGAGTTTCTTAACGCATGCTccctttgaaaaattcaaaagcGACAAAACAATTGAAGTGAATATAGGACGTGTCttgtaaatgccagaattaggTTTTCTACATGAAAATAGTCAAGTAATCACCTGTATTTTCAGACCAGGTTGGATTGCCAGCAACGATGGCAATGCACATTCATAACAACAAAAGCATGTACAACGATGAAGGTCGATAATTTTTTCGGTTTTTCAGTCTTTTGACTAAATATTCAACTTATTTATCAAGCACGAAACATAGAAGTATTTTAACACTTAAAAATTAGACTAAATATGGATATCTTCAACTCATCTTCCAGTTAGTACTTCAACGGCACCTATGTTACCACCTCGCTTGCTCCAAACTTCTTAattcttttgttatttaaatcGATAGCAattatttttccttcatttaTTAGAATATGAATATGGATATCTTTAAAGGAAAAGCACATCCAATTGTGTAGGCGTGCGCGcttcattcaaatttgaacaaaaaataTCATCCTTCTAATAAAGTTATTTGAAATATCTCCTGtttctaaatttcttcaaactTCCAGATATAACACGAGATTTGAAATTACTGTCATTTGAATTTTCTCTACAAATTCCATGATTATGTTTCAATTGCCATATGCTTACCACTGTTCTGATACTACATTTTTTGACATTCTCAATCAAGAATGTATATTCAAGTTTACTGTGTTCTATGTATTCCCTTCTTAGATGATCTTGTTTCCCAGGGCAATGCCTTTTCAGTACATCATGCCATGGGGTACAAAAGAGGCTTGTCACCTAAGTGTGCCTACCATCTAAAAACTACTTTTAGGGACCAGTATGGCATTGAAAAAAGGCAAGGAGATTACCAGTATTTGGTCCACATAATCAAGCCGATCTGGATGAACACGAAGGGTAAATGTCAGAAGGGAGACGTACAATGTTATAGCTCCAACAATAGGCATGTCAGCCTGTGCTTCTATTACCTGTCAAAAAATTGTGTCCGTTCAATCAAGCCAATAAAACTTTGCAGTTTCAACATAAAGAACATATGCATGAGACATATTGAAGGCAGCAAGTAGACAGAAACTTGAATCAAACACTTCAGATGAtaattgtaataaaatattgtatctCATCTTTAGATAGAGAAAGAGAAATTGCAGCCTACTCTCAGAAGCAAGTTTGTCAAGAGTTGGACCAAACTGATGACTGTTCAACTATTTTGATCTATTTTGACCTTGTTGGGATTTAGATCATCGATGAGATTTATCTAACATACTTAAAAACGATTTTTTAACTGCACTTGTGTCCACTTCATATTATCTCCAAGTAACATGTCATGCATATGGTTGAAGTTAATTCACAAGAAAAGCAAGCTTTACCTTCCCAATAGCATTGCTTAACTTAGCAAAAGCTTCAACATGCAGAAAGTCAGGTATTACCTGGCATATGTCAAAATTCAGAAAAATGTAGAGAAGAAAAACAAGGAAAAAGAGAGCACAGTAAATAACTTACATCTGCATTTGAAACAGCATAGTTTGATAATCTATCCATTAATTGAGATAGAACCATCCTGATGTCAACGGTTGCCTataaatgaagatttttttttttggggtaaGAAACTATACTTTCATTAAGAAAGAATAGAAGGAATGCAAGGCATAAAAAATATTAACCAATGcccataattaaaaattaaacctagcCCCCTCCCAGACTTCCCTAAAAACCTTGCTATTCCTCCCGATCCAGAACCCAAGAAATAACCGCTAGGGGCCCCCATTACCCAAATGGGATCATGAGATTCCATACTTATCTTTAAAAGTTCTAAGggagataatggaaaaactataTTTACATGGGAAATGCCCGGCTATGTCAAGCAACCACTTTTTTGTATCTCAAATCGAATATTATTGCCTATCAATGGAAACAAGTTATAAAAACTATCATAAATATTTTGACAATAGTAAAAATAAGATTATAAATCAATCTTACAGAAACTGAGGTAAGTTATCCACCTGAAGCTGCGGGCAAACACCCAACAACGTCTCAAGCGTCTGTAAATGGTATTCATCTGGAAACACCTGAATAATGCAATCCATCAAATAGTACTGAGCTAACTCGTCTTTGCAGTTGACCACCTGTTCATGCAACAAGAAGAATGCAGGTAATCAGAAAGTACTGTAATATAAACATtcctataaaattttatttatttatttatttatttttattattagtaGTGGTAAAGAAAAGCTTGGGGGCAGATAATAAAAGCAATTTAGGCAAAACAATGTTGACTTCAAAATTAGAGACCTGCTCCAAGACTCTAGGAAGAACAGTCTGCTTGTACATTTCAAGGTCCACACCCTCTATCTGACTGAGAACATGGAGATTCTTTCCAACCTGGAACAGAAATATGAGAGTAAAGGATAATCTCTTGAAGTAACTTATGCAGAGTTCTCACAACATTCAGAACTATTACAAGATCTCGAAGTTCGCTTCTCTCTTTTTCCTGCTTCTCTCTCAACCGAGCAGGTCCCTGCAGATGAAAAAGTGCAATTGAAGGCCTCAACTCAGGATCGCCAAAGTGTAGGAATGATTTGCACACACCATAACACCTGCATGGCCAAAAATCATGCCCTCATGGTTCATTTTACCTCCATGGCATGCAAGCACTTTGGTGTCATGCACATACAAACACAAACAAGATGAACAAAAGTTCAAATGTTCCACAAACCTGAAGCTGAATTCGCACCCAAAGTTTATTCATTTCAGTAAAATTTTGTAGCACAAATTCTACTGCCTCCATGACAGCATCAGCATCTCTGCAGGAGCCAAAATTACATTGGATTATGtcattattttttagtttttgaataagaaacaatttcattgatgaatgaaattacaaaaagatATGGATTTTAAAACGCATTCCCAATTGATCACAAGGGAAGCAAATTTACATGAAGCAAAAAGATTTAAACTTTTTCACCAAGAAATAGCATAATAAATAACAAGATCAAAGAACACATTGGAAGGATTTTTCTTTGTCCTTAAAAACTCTTTGATTCCTCTCCTTCCAGAGAAGAGGAATTGCAAAAAGCATTCCCAATTGATCATTATTTTCAGCTTTCATATTTGGAATACAAACTAAAATCACGCACTagaaaattgaaatgttttgtTCCAGTGAAATAAACAAGTCATAGTATCTTCCGGAATAAGCTTACTTATTTACGATAcaaagtaatttttattatcAATGTTTTCAATGAATGAAATGTTGCGGAATAGctcaaagttttaaaaatacacGTCCacattttaaaactagtttCTATCAATTACATTTTCAGCAGTTCCTGTTCTCAATCACAactttttatgtaaaaaattaCAAGTAAAAATGTGAAATAAAGTAATCAGATTCTAGAATGCGATGCCTTCAAAATGAAAGGTAAACGGGTTGGATTAAGCAATCATATTACCCTTCGCACTCAGAGTTAATATCTAGCAATATGTCCCTACTGACTTGGGCTAGATAGTTTCTGAGAAAGAGACCACGTAATGGATGTTGAACTCCACGACACATTTCCACGAGATCTTTGAGGACCTCCTTTGCCGGGACGTCCTTAGATTTCATATAGACTGACCCAACCGTACAAAGGAGATACCTAGATGCAGAAagagaaaataataatgaaaagtCCACTGAGGCGGATAGGACATGGCAAAAAACATTCCTATCCAGAACAAGCCAGCCATCAAAAGATAAAGGAAGATGATAATGCATTACTAATTAGCTTAAGTTTGACGCCCTACAGACGTTAGTCAATGTTCACTCACAGTCTGGGCAATATATTCCCGGCGTGTTGGACGAGTTCATACAGATCGACGACCGTTACGCCATGCCTGCTTTCGTCCTTGAAAAATATCTCCAACATCCTCAATTCGTCAAAGGCTCGCATATCTAAGACGACGTGCaaagtcaaaaaaaaaaaaaaaaaaaaaaatcaaatctccTTTCAAAGAATCGATCCAGTCGTTACACAAAGGATTGAttattggcaaagagaaatttACAGAGTTCGTAGTATCTATGTGGTGAAAGCTTCGAAGTTCGAAGCTCTGAAAGCATCTGAGCCGAGTATTTGAGGGCTTCTCTGAGACTGTTGGCGTCCTGAGAtgataaacgtcaataacaacGGAGAGATTAGGGTTTCTTTTCCAATAGAATTGAAGCTTTGAATTTCAAGAGAAAGAGTTGGAGATACCACGGCTTGATGCATGTAGAAGGCATTGTGTTGAATTCCGGCGATTCCTTCCGCCAGCCATTTCTCTTCATCTTCAATTGCGACCGATAACAtatcctctctctctttctctgtATCGGAGGAGATCGAAAGGTGAAAGAAAGACACCAGAGCCTCGCCGGCGACTGAGCCCTTCCCTTTCTGTTGCAAGCAAAACGATTTTGACAGCTAATTCAATTTGGCCCAAAAATTTTCCTTTAGTTACCGAAAGGGAAGTCGTTAAAATGGGTCGATAATTAGTAATTAGTAATTGGTACGGCTGCCTATTATGGCGCCAAAACGTGGGTGATGACTGGTGAGCGATGAGGCTTTCTTCCTGTATTCGCACACCAATACACTATCAATTAACTATTATAATGGTAAGGAATTACGCACGATGCATGTATTTATAATATTTGTAGTGCttgttgaaatttatttttttaattatgaatcttgattaaaaaaatatattttaatagaatttatttcgaatatagaaaaataaatcaaaatatttataaatatagtaaaatgttacTATCTATCAATattgatagactactatcatctATTAGTTCTCACTGATAAACATCTATATGTGTCTATTGGTGATTATCATTTATAAAtgatgatattttgctatatttataaatattttcaatagtttgacttttaaaaacaatctctcatttttataatttagttttaaagatattggttattttaaaattatttattttggtattatttgttaaattctagtttaaaaattatatcattgtttgtttgtgaataaaaaaaatgtaacttttattttttttaaaaaaatggtgtcATTTACTCTAACATATTGGGATATATTTATTCAATATATAAGAATTATTATTGAacgtacaaaaaaaaaaagtatggtTCGTGGGCtagttaatattattattattttagtttcaaagatttttttgatttttttgaaaaaaaaatatattttttagagattttcaaaaattaaaaaaaaaaaaaagaaaaaaaaagaaactatttacattaaatagcaaaatttaatcattttagtttttatccatttatatcattgattttttaaaaaaaaccttatCATTTTAATTTCACATTTATATCTCTTTAGTTTTTATATCTCCTCCTTATCTGATTTTCTTGTGTCATTGAGATATCTCaatcttttccattttttctccACAGTTCTTCACctttattgttgaagatatgtatgttagcataaattctttatatttatattgaatagataaaccctatgatcattcatgtcaatttgttaagaataacataccggattccattgcaaaattgatgatagcttcaagatgatgatggatgactatgatcttcctcaaccaaaactccgaatgccggatctctctctagatgggattcaaaaaagactgagtgcttattgttttgatATATTGGGAaccatagccctaaggtctctagttcaattagggttcccattaaaccctaattaactaggaatgggtTTCTACCAATTAAGTctaggaatctagggccttaattaattaaatcacataataaggcccaatctaataaaataacccaatgtgataaaattAATCCATATATAtagctcatactttaattaaacatattattatttaaatatgtctaacaatctcccatttgggCTATGTCTATGtacttaatataattaaatcacataaaccttaagcggacataaacaggttatttcaataatagaattccccttTAGTTCATCTAgtccatctcctgtattagcatggaatcaaggcggctttcgtcactacccttgtaactaaaccttccttgatcaccaattctaatacattcaatgacatagatcaagtatggatggatagcatggaaactacatgcaaagtgatctggatcatgcctgtttccaactggtccaaattccttaatgagatcatcccaaaaaaaaaaaatttatgttaaattgcatgcatgataaacaagttcaaataataaaacataaaccatcaactttattctatatagaaaataaacaaaataaggtcaaagaacatcctcaataacaaactcccactaaaccatggaatcagaaaagtgactgccacccatgtgagcaacatgctcatgaaaaactttaggtggtaaacctttagtcaatggatctactaccatagagtttgttcctatgtgttctatcgaaatttaaccattctgaactctttctttaacaaccagaaacttcacgtctacatgctttgacttcgtattgcttctgttgttgttggaatacatcacaGCCTGttctttctatgccaaccactatccgCAACCCAATGACAAAATttcgcaaccatattccatAATTGAAcgcctcataacatgctataaactccgcaaccatggtagaagaagccataagtgtttgtttaacacttttccaggaTACAACTCCTCCAACCAAtatgaagatatagcctgaagtggatcgcaaagtgtcttgacatccagcataatcagaatcataatacccaatgatcttcaaaacttctgatctccgataagtgagcatataatcttttgttctctgtaaatacctcataacccgtttggctgctttccaatgatccatcctcgggttactcaaatatctgcctaacactccaaccatgaacgcaatatctggacacgtacatacttgagcatatattagacttccaatggccgatgcatagggaaccttctgcatctccttagtctcgagtgtggtcttggggcattaacctaaatgaaatttatcacctttagcgatcGGGGCATCTCCCGGCGTACagtctttcatgccaaatctactcaagatcttttcaatgtagttcttttatgacaatctcaaaataccttgagaacgatctcgcaatatttcaattcataatacaaaagaagcatcaccaagatccttcatctcaaaatttcttttgagaaatctcttagtgtcatgtaataaacctacatcattactagctatgagtatgtcatcaacatataacaccagaaagattgatttactcccactgaacttgtgatatacacaatcttccacaatgttcacctcaaaatcaaatgaggttatcacttaatggaatttgtgataccattgacgagaggcttgcttgagaccgtagatggatttttttaatttgtacaccatagactttgaattatcaGGCACAAAGTTTTATGGTTGCACTATATAAATtgtctcatcaatgttcccattgagaaacgcagtttttacatccatctggtgtagctctaaatcaaagtgagctaccagtgccatgattaccctaaaagagtctttcgatgaaaccgtaaagaaagtctctttgtaatcaatgcctaccttttgagtaaaaccctttgcaacaagatgagccttatatctttcgatattgccatgtgaatcccttttggttttaaatatctatttacaccctatgggtttcactcctgatagcagttcgacaagttcccaaacatCATTGTCTtttatggattttatttcctcttccataacacttatccacttttgagagttagaactttgtaaaaCTTGTTGGAaattgattggatcatcttccattacgcccacatcatcctgatgttcttgaagaaacacaatataatcatctggaattgcacttcttctctctctagtagatTTTCTTACTGAcacttcttgaggttgttgagtttgaactttaggttcaacaacggggacttcaatattgtcttgttctataattggttcaataatgaagTCAAGAATTAGAGCCTGAACATTATTTATAATCAGATGAGAAAAAGAaaccaattcctcttcaaagacaacctttcttatgttatcttccccccaaactcaacatcctcaaggaatctagcatttcctgtctcaaacaatgatctagaagtgggatcataaaactttGAAACCCCGAGAATGCTaagaatacccaacaaaatagcagctaatagttcttgagtccaattttctttcattaggcctatAAGGCCTAGCCTCAGTTGGACAACCCTATATGTAAAaatgcctaatactaggcttctttcaTGTCCACGGTTCGTAAGGGGTTTTAACTAttgctttactaggtaccctattaaagatatatgttgcagtctttagtgcctcacccTAGAGAGATTTGATAAAGAAGAATggctaatcatacttcttaccatattcttaagtgttctattttgtcTTTCTGTCACACCATTCATGCTGGGTTTGCCCCA
This region includes:
- the LOC120085852 gene encoding vacuolar protein sorting-associated protein 35B-like isoform X2 codes for the protein MKSKDVPAKEVLKDLVEMCRGVQHPLRGLFLRNYLAQVSRDILLDINSECEGDADAVMEAVEFVLQNFTEMNKLWVRIQLQGPARLREKQEKERSELRDLVGKNLHVLSQIEGVDLEMYKQTVLPRVLEQVVNCKDELAQYYLMDCIIQVFPDEYHLQTLETLLGVCPQLQATVDIRMVLSQLMDRLSNYAVSNADVIPDFLHVEAFAKLSNAIGKVIEAQADMPIVGAITLYVSLLTFTLRVHPDRLDYVDQILGACVKKLSSQPKLEDTRATKQIVMLLSAPLEKYNDIVTALTLSNYPRVMDHLDNATNKVMAMVIIQSIMKNNSCISTADKVDVLFELIKGLIKDLEEVTVDELDEEDFKEEQNSVARLLHVLHNDDPGEMLKIICAVKKHILCGGPNRLPFTVPPLIFSALNLIRRLQNQDGDVVGEEQHEVGDEVEEMHATPKKIFQILNQLIEALSSVPAPELALRLYLECAEAANDCDLEPVAYEFFTQAFIIYEEDIADSKAQVTAIHLIIGTLQRMNVFGIENRDTLTHKATGYSAKLLKKPDQCRAVYACSHLFWVDDPEGIKDGERVLLCLKRALRIANAAQQMANVTRGSSGPVTLFVEILNKYLYYFEKGNQQITNAAIQGLIELITTELQTDSPSASPAPDSFFTSTLRYIQFQKQKGGVMGERYDSIKV
- the LOC120085852 gene encoding vacuolar protein sorting-associated protein 35B-like isoform X1, giving the protein MLSVAIEDEEKWLAEGIAGIQHNAFYMHQAVDANSLREALKYSAQMLSELRTSKLSPHRYYELYMRAFDELRMLEIFFKDESRHGVTVVDLYELVQHAGNILPRLYLLCTVGSVYMKSKDVPAKEVLKDLVEMCRGVQHPLRGLFLRNYLAQVSRDILLDINSECEGDADAVMEAVEFVLQNFTEMNKLWVRIQLQGPARLREKQEKERSELRDLVGKNLHVLSQIEGVDLEMYKQTVLPRVLEQVVNCKDELAQYYLMDCIIQVFPDEYHLQTLETLLGVCPQLQATVDIRMVLSQLMDRLSNYAVSNADVIPDFLHVEAFAKLSNAIGKVIEAQADMPIVGAITLYVSLLTFTLRVHPDRLDYVDQILGACVKKLSSQPKLEDTRATKQIVMLLSAPLEKYNDIVTALTLSNYPRVMDHLDNATNKVMAMVIIQSIMKNNSCISTADKVDVLFELIKGLIKDLEEVTVDELDEEDFKEEQNSVARLLHVLHNDDPGEMLKIICAVKKHILCGGPNRLPFTVPPLIFSALNLIRRLQNQDGDVVGEEQHEVGDEVEEMHATPKKIFQILNQLIEALSSVPAPELALRLYLECAEAANDCDLEPVAYEFFTQAFIIYEEDIADSKAQVTAIHLIIGTLQRMNVFGIENRDTLTHKATGYSAKLLKKPDQCRAVYACSHLFWVDDPEGIKDGERVLLCLKRALRIANAAQQMANVTRGSSGPVTLFVEILNKYLYYFEKGNQQITNAAIQGLIELITTELQTDSPSASPAPDSFFTSTLRYIQFQKQKGGVMGERYDSIKV